In Prionailurus viverrinus isolate Anna chromosome F2, UM_Priviv_1.0, whole genome shotgun sequence, the sequence TGAACGCACATAGTTAACTGAAGACAGTGGACAAGATAGTGCAGCAAAGTGAAGGTCTAAGCCCAAACCTAGAGGAAAGGCGTTAATTTCATCACTGTTATCCTAGTAAGCATAGCAAATACAATCATGATGACTTTCAGGGCATTTTGTAATTTGCAAAAATgtttgtcaaaatatttttggCAATTTTCTCTAGTAGAAAACTAGACCTCTTGAAGATATCCATCTGATTATcaatttcaaaaagcaaaaaatctCGATACTGGAACATCAGCATTCTCCCCTGAGACACATTCAAGAAAATAAAGCACTAACAGATCCTGATAGCTACACCTTATCCATTACTGTGCCAATATGGGTTTGGCTAAATAAATTTGGCCTACAGGACATGCTTTTCACTCCTAAAATTAActagtatttatatataaactacatGTCAGCACAGCCCCATGTTAAATGGTCTACATTATCAAATGAAAACTCCAAGGACtgtatataaaatacttttatagatATAACCTAAATGCTAACAAATACCAGGTTTACTTTTTTCAACCCGttcttctaaaatataaaacaccTGCCTGCAAAACCGCAAATGTTCCCCAAACATCTGTTTACTCTTTAGCCTGGTCTTCAGGAGGAATAACATTAACTGGCAGAACTTACTGTTTCCCATGTTACCTACCCACCAGAATACATTAGGTTCTCAAGTCATAGCTGCATCCCAGAAACTTTAGATTTGCAGCACCCTGTGATCCATCAATTTAGAATTTGGGGGTAGGATCCAGACACATCCTTTGAAAAAGCTCCAATGTGCAGCCGTAGGTTCGTCAATCCTGAAGACTGCCGCGTTGCGTGAATACAACTCAGTTCTCAAGTGAAGTCAAGTGCGAACGGCTTCAGTGGCCTCCAAGAGACCTAATGAGAACAAGCGAGACCACCCCAGGACATTCACCTAATTTTGACCAGTCTACCTGCAAGATGGACTAAACTTCGTGGCACAAACGCGTATTCCTAAAATCTGATGGCATTACGAATGAAAGTCAACGAGATTTAACTGATAACCAATTTATTAAAAGGCCGATTTAAGCATCTGCAATGGTGACTTCCACCTCAACTCCTGGCTCAATACTGATGGAAGTAATCTGCTTAACAATCTCAGATGGACTGTGCAAATCAATGAGCCGCTTGTGGATCCTCATCTGAAAACGATCCCAAGTCTTAGAACCTTCACCACAAGGAGTTTTTCTTGTAGTGATTCTCAGAGTCTGcaacaaaagacaaaggaaaccaAGCATTTATGGCTTCACGCTGCTCTCTAGAACATCCGAAGACCATCACGCCCATTCCCTGGGATTACTCCCCGGAGCATCACTCCTGTCCTGGCACCAACTTGCAAGGGCAAGTCCGTGTCCACTCAGCCCGCACGGTGCCCTTCCGAGCGCCGCACCCACCCAGGAACAGAAGAGCAAAACTTCCACAGCTACCTGTAAACACCCGGTACTCAACGGGAACAAACTCTAACCGCTTTTCTTTCGGGTTGTGTGGTTTTTCCCACCCCTCTGACTCATTTCACCTTGGTGGGCATCCGAACGGGTCCTTTCACTTTGAGATTCTTTTCCTTGGCGCCTCTGATCAAGTCGGCACACACTACAGGGAAATAAAAGCATCTTTCAGTTCGTCCCCAACAGCCAAAGCAGCCCTAAGAAATCTGAACTGATGCTGGCTCAGAATAGCGTATAAAACGATCATCATAACTCAACACACTCATTGTCTCCTCATCGCCAACAAGGATTTACGAGGCACCAACAGTTAAGGGGGGGATGCTTCTCGTTTTCCCTTTCTACGTTAAACAACTTGTCACTTGACTTTTCCGACGCCATCCTGTACAGCAACAAGTCAAATTCatcgttttttatttatttacttatttatttttttgcccaAAGCCACCGTACTGACCCTTCTCCAAAGATTTTACGTTGCGGCTGGTGAGAGTGATTCTAATTCGGTGAATCGCCACCTCCGGTTCCACGGGGGTCTTCCCGGTGTCTTTAAAAGCCTGGCATTACACAGATGAACACAGATCTTTTAAAAGCCTAGAAACACGCTTCATCGCGTCTCCCCAGGCTCCTCCACCACTTCAGGAGCCCCTTTTTTCGGGTAAGCGAGGCTCGCGCCTTCGCCGCTTCCGCCCAGCCCGGCAAGCGTCCCAGGAAGGGACCAAGTCCCGCCACGTTCCGAACCGCGCGGCGCCGCCCCCCGTCTCACCATGGCTGCGGCGCGGCTTCCTGACCGACTTGTTCCTCGGCGAGAGCGAACAGCGGTGAGTCAGGAGCAGGCGCGGGGGCCTCCAGTGCACCGCTCCGGCTGCGACCGCGTCTTCCTCAAAGAGAAAGGCGTGCGGCC encodes:
- the RPS20 gene encoding 40S ribosomal protein S20; protein product: MAFKDTGKTPVEPEVAIHRIRITLTSRNVKSLEKVCADLIRGAKEKNLKVKGPVRMPTKTLRITTRKTPCGEGSKTWDRFQMRIHKRLIDLHSPSEIVKQITSISIEPGVEVEVTIADA